A window from Centropristis striata isolate RG_2023a ecotype Rhode Island chromosome 2, C.striata_1.0, whole genome shotgun sequence encodes these proteins:
- the chst1 gene encoding carbohydrate sulfotransferase 1 translates to MQCSWKAVILLALASIAIQYTAIRTLTSKPFQLCPLPSPQNCGLGGQETEPPFERGAAGGGGCDDYPYFSINATRKTHILVLATTRSGSSFVGQLLNQHQEVFYLFEPLYHVQTTLIPRLSHSRNAADRRVMLGASRDLLRSLYGCDLYFLESYIKPTPTNHTTDKLFRRGASRALCQQPVCDAFGPADVNVEEGDCVKKCTALNMTLATEACREKRHVAIKIVRVPEIGDLRALVEDPRLNIKVIQLVRDPRGILSSRIETFRDTYRLWRIWRATGRRPYNLDLSQLTVVCEDFLSSVSTGLGHPYWLKGKYMLVRYEDLARSPLLKTKEIYDFLGLPLDKNVEDWIHANTRGSNEPSAKHKFGTVRDSAANAESWRLKLSYDMVEYTQTVCQKVLHQLGYKAVKSVEELKNMSLSLVQEKTFVPFL, encoded by the coding sequence ATGCAATGTTCCTGGAAGGCAGTGATTCTGCTGGCCTTGGCCTCCATTGCCATCCAGTACACAGCCATCCGGACACTGACCTCCAAGCCTTTCCAGCTGTGCCCGCTGCCCAGCCCCCAGAACTGTGGTCTGGGGGGCCAGGAGACAGAACCTCCCTTTGAGCGTGGAGCAGCAGGCGGTGGAGGCTGCGATGACTACCCTTACTTTTCCATCAACGCCACGCGAAAAACGCACATCCTGGTCCTGGCTACCACTCGCAGCGGCTCCTCCTTCGTCGGCCAGCTGCTCAACCAGCACCAGGAGGTGTTCTACCTGTTTGAGCCTCTCTATCATGTTCAGACTACACTGATTCCACGTTTATCACACAGCCGGAACGCTGCAGACCGGCGTGTGATGCTGGGCGCCAGTCGAGACCTCCTGCGTAGCCTCTACGGTTGCGACCTCTATTTCCTGGAGAGCTACATCAAACCGACGCCCACGAACCATACGACAGATAAACTGTTCCGCCGTGGCGCCAGTCGAGCCTTGTGCCAGCAGCCTGTATGTGATGCCTTTGGTCCTGCTGATGTTAATGTTGAAGAAGGGGACTGCGTTAAGAAATGTACCGCTCTAAACATGACCTTAGCTACGGAGGCATGCCGCGAGAAGCGACACGTGGCAATTAAGATTGTTCGGGTGCCGGAGATTGGAGATCTACGCGCTTTGGTGGAAGACCCACGGCTGAATATCAAAGTGATTCAACTCGTCAGAGACCCGCGTGGTATCCTGTCATCACGGATTGAGACATTCAGGGATACGTATCGTCTGTGGCGTATTTGGAGGGCCACGGGGCGACGGCCCTATAATCTAGACTTGAGTCAGCTTACAGTTGTCTGTGAGGACTTTCTCAGTTCAGTTTCGACTGGTCTCGGCCACCCCTATTGGCTCAAAGGGAAATACATGTTGGTTCGTTACGAGGATTTGGCAAGAAGTCCACTTCTCAAGACGAAGGAGATCTATGACTTTCTGGGGCTGCCTTTGGATAAAAACGTGGAAGACTGGATACATGCAAACACTCGGGGCAGCAATGAGCCCTCAGCGAAACATAAGTTTGGTACTGTGAGGGACTCAGCAGCTAACGCAGAGAGCTGGCGTTTGAAACTGTCTTATGATATGGTCGAATACACACAGACCGTTTGTCAAAAAGTACTCCACCAGCTTGGATACAAGGCTGTGAAATCAGTAGAGGAACTGAAAAATATGTCCCTCTCACTGGTACAGGAAAAAacttttgtaccttttttgtaA